AAGATCAGTGGGCCAATGTAATCGCCGTCGCCAAAGCCAAATGTACCGACAGTATATTCATCGTCGTCCGTACCAACAATCCGCTGCACAAGAAATTCGCCCGAGGTTTTTCCGCTCCAATAATCAAAATCCACTTCGTCATGAAGCCGCACAATGCCAACGGAGCCTTCCCCAGTGCTGGGTTTCAAAAGAAATGGCGGTTTCCCCAGCGCCGCGCAGGCCGCTTCCCAAGTGCCACCTCCTGCAATCGACGGGATGACTGGCAACCCCAATTGCGCATAGTCGGCTGCAAAATCCGACTTGTTTTCAGTCAACGCGATAAGATGTGTCGTGTTGATGGCCAACGCTACCCCGAGGTCTTCGAAAAAACTTCGGTGGGCGTCTAGAAACGCCATGTCGATGCTGATACCTGGAATAATCAGTTCAATTCCGTGATCCTGCACCAAATCTTTCCAGAACGTCAGATACGCATCTGAGCTTTCGTCTAGCTTGGGTTTCAGCAGAGTTTCATCGCACAGCTCTGCGCCGAATAGCGACATGCGCCGGTCAAGTCCAATTAACCACGATCGCCCGTCATCCCGCAGACTGCTGGCGATGCCCTGGCCTATGAGCGCTCCTACGCCGGTGACCAGAATACGTCGGCGCTCGTTCACAACTCAGGCCCCGCACAATCAGCTCTAGTCATGAGACACTTCTACAAGAAGACCAACACAAAGATCTGGAAAGTCAACGCCAACAGCCATCATCGCGCGCATGTTCTCTTCAAAGTTATCTAGCGTTCTGAGAACACCCAATGGAAGAGGCTTCAGGTAAAGCCCTTCCTCATGCGTTACTCTGTACCCGGCCGCCTCGATGGCGCTTCGCAATGTATCGCGGCAAAAATTGCGTTGATGTCCGAGCATTAAATCCGTTTCGTTCAGATCATAAATGTCCTCAATCATCCCCATCTCAAGCCCGAGGCGCCGGTTTAACGATTTTGCATTCGGTACAGCAATCCAAATGCGACCGTTGGGAGCTAGAAACTTTTTGTACCGGCTTAGAATGGCGACTGGATCATCCACATGCTCGAGCACGAATCCCATGACAATCAGATCGAAGGTGTCGGTAGGTGTGTAAGTTTCGAAGTACCCCGCCTCCAATGATCCAGTATACCAAGGGTTCTTGGACTGAAAATTCTCGATGACCTTTTGAGAGCCTTCAACGACGACGTGCTGGTCACTCATCTCGAAAAAGAAGGGAACTGTGTAACCATGCCCCAACCCAAGCTCTAGCAAACGCCCGACATGTCCTGTGCGCTCAAACACCCTTTCGGGATACCACCGCATCATGAGATCATTCTCAATCTCGACACTTGGTGGCTGCAAATACTTTGAGGCGACGTCGTCTAGGTTTTCCATCAGATAGTCAGCCCTTCTGAATACATGTCATGACAGGGAGAGGGAATTCCGGTCTGCGTCGGATAGGGTCGCAGCCATGTCAAAACCCCTCATACCACAGGACTTCGTTTTTCATAACGTCCCGAGACCGTCAATACCAGACCGACGACCCCTATAGACGGCGAGTTAACGAGTCCTTTTAGAGTAGGACGTTTAAAGCTGGGGAAATTCGAGTTGGTTGAACTGATCAAGGGCCAATTCATAAGAGACACCGAGGCGGCTATGATGTAACGATAGCTAAATGGCCCCAGTTTTATCTAGAACGTTTTAAGAATTTGGAACTCTTACGCAAAGTGGGACACTCTATTGTTCTAACAGAGACCTTAGAGTTATTGATTCTGGCAACTAGCGAAAAGAGTGT
The Ruegeria sp. SCSIO 43209 genome window above contains:
- a CDS encoding ATP-grasp domain-containing protein encodes the protein MNERRRILVTGVGALIGQGIASSLRDDGRSWLIGLDRRMSLFGAELCDETLLKPKLDESSDAYLTFWKDLVQDHGIELIIPGISIDMAFLDAHRSFFEDLGVALAINTTHLIALTENKSDFAADYAQLGLPVIPSIAGGGTWEAACAALGKPPFLLKPSTGEGSVGIVRLHDEVDFDYWSGKTSGEFLVQRIVGTDDDEYTVGTFGFGDGDYIGPLIFQRRLTRAGNTGEAKTVTHEAVSKATDTIMRYYKPLGPTNLQFRLEDEDAYLLEINPRFSSSCSLRTAFGFNEAEMCVDFYLNRRRPAQPVLREGIAQRHNADRIRYAGPDL
- a CDS encoding class I SAM-dependent methyltransferase, producing the protein MENLDDVASKYLQPPSVEIENDLMMRWYPERVFERTGHVGRLLELGLGHGYTVPFFFEMSDQHVVVEGSQKVIENFQSKNPWYTGSLEAGYFETYTPTDTFDLIVMGFVLEHVDDPVAILSRYKKFLAPNGRIWIAVPNAKSLNRRLGLEMGMIEDIYDLNETDLMLGHQRNFCRDTLRSAIEAAGYRVTHEEGLYLKPLPLGVLRTLDNFEENMRAMMAVGVDFPDLCVGLLVEVSHD